From the Primulina tabacum isolate GXHZ01 chromosome 3, ASM2559414v2, whole genome shotgun sequence genome, one window contains:
- the LOC142540274 gene encoding protein PARALOG OF AIPP2-like isoform X1: MLISPLLKKEKEKEAAFQVTHLFPVTVSQIQKGFYSCSDRNKNVDHRGKSGKCNMCSAPCSSCFHTNQVLSKSIEESAGETCAENIVVDNEMSTVDTMISTSDSSENALCKGFSRTSDASASNEMVVHSKFEAQKIPDDCLSCDSGTNEATQVYTFHNRKVDNRNLPCSSVFTSCAPDQEYGHTIDCQTLTEHGNVKSEVEHSTANHSRLRKINGEFYHKLPSSGLPIGLSSRHPGFSEALDSKITDHGTDLLMVEDTSTAKYSLCDRNSRDMEEDKCSAPHGAHSEVSSEHLNSLLTGDVVTDIHGDLLGNSVNSTEKNVDAGVDMHLVDDTDDSDMVEQDVKVCDICGDAGREDLLAICCRCIDGAEHTYCMREKMAKVPEGDWLCEECKFVEQMRSQRQDKFGKVDGNEENNSSGQVISEHVNSVDVEGNRSRSSLKIPNKRLRDDADAEVSSIVKKLAVESITRLQKSSWSAKAAAISRENSLKNPDKGRVQSSHGGPSSDAVSVNDNPKLAHSASDRRVHKFQGVFSGSNSFTSINSKPKVKLVDLVLRREKSVKEVAPHQLKDGGIRSLDKSMSFKAKNSIDFESKTKMLSPRPSSHIQNLKNSKQQNTFERQSSFKSKHAPTNSIIDASMDYVSRSDKKQASGGEHCQISTPTDHLETRSMQPDGKSAALSRSYSLSSRKSSDLPSSLGEFKRPALYRHNSHLVLSAKGVNNIDKNSNQSNSKADSSSCSGVSERSPFNADEDQHNGLSQPRESSNSGEPLREQSGSCSRPSYVNSPWDRNNNLKAAIQAAMLRKPGVYQKYRSDNASKSNMGCDIASKDHSSSSAVRRLESSAAEVVDKCTLSQNLSADRLGQETLNNTKHFPSEPVEASSVGDDTQMLDWKSSSRDMFSNDAAAMAIFSKSLAIPKHEYIWQGNFDICRSGKISVSWDGIQAHLSISSSPQVLDVVKKFKNRIVLYEVPRLSTWPIQFQERGVVEDNIALFFFAKDLESYNKIYKIWLDNIIKNDLALKGNVNGVELLIFPSNQLPENSQRWNMLFFLWGVFRGKKESRLEYMPENGRSLSPRARDFPACDDVCPDPKLNASVEFCSLLSHGAIDGDCDARVSSVDCLDGRLNSSSSTAARSFSARQCQELRDTCQEEDINLSSGPLQGRSPINVSVRKQMSMHIDTPLGVGSQHSSYNFDKSLDGVLDISAEKGIEEATMLDKVRSSQDQVKFSVDVNNDAARSQLHGALGKMNHHVASGSREVENQHHDEACNEIVIPGRSEHAKRQLLPMEQSSHWKARSSEQNVLQDGLPDLELALGAERKQKTRATQQVMVGKQERKMTEEYILDEAALKEEDDVSSALSLSLSYPLTKEE; the protein is encoded by the exons ATGCTGATCTCCCCGCTgcttaaaaaagaaaaagaaaaagaagcaGCATTCCAAGTTACTCATCTGTTTCCAGTGACG GTGTCTCAAATTCAGAAAGGATTTTACAGTTGTTCAGATAGAAATAAAAATGTTGACCATAGGGGGAAATCCGGGAAGTGTAACATGTGCTCTGCCCCTTGCTCATCTTGCTTTCATACGAATCAAGTTCTTTCGAAGTCAATAGAAGAGTCTGCTGGAGAAACCTGTGCAGAAAACATTGTAGTTGACAACGAAATGAGCACTGTGGACACTATGATATCAACTTCTGATTCCTCTGAGAATGCTCTATGTAAAGGATTCTCAAGGACATCTGATGCATCTGCGTCTAATGAAATGGTGGTGCATTCGAAATTTGAGGCTCAAAAAATTCCAGATGATTGTTTGTCATGTGACAGTGGCACTAATGAAGCCACTCAAGTGTACACTTTTCACAACAGAAAAGTAGACAACAGAAATCTACCCTGCTCTTCAGTATTCACTAGTTGTGCACCTGATCAAGAGTACGGACATACAATTGATTGTCAGACCCTCACTGAACATGGAAATGTTAAGTCTGAAGTCGAACATTCTACAGCAAATCACAGTAGGCTAAGAAAAATAAATGGagaattttaccataaattGCCCTCTAGTGGCTTGCCAATTGGATTATCTTCACGTCATCCAGGTTTTTCTGAGGCTCTAGATTCAAAAATCACGGATCATGGTACTGACTTACTCATGGTAGAGGATACTTCCACTGCAAAATATTCATTATGTGACAGAAACTCGAGGGACATGGAAGAAGATAAATGTTCTGCTCCTCATGGGGCACATTCAGAGGTCTCAAGCGAGCACTTGAATTCTTTACTGACTGGAGATGTGGTGACAGATATTCATGGTGATCTGCTTGGTAATTCTGTTAATTCTACTGAGAAGAATGTGGATGCGGGGGTAGATATGCATCTTGTCGATGATACTGATGACTCTGATATGGTGGAGCAGGAT GTAAAAGTCTGTGATATCTGTGGAGATGCAGGTCGGGAGGATTTGCTTGCCATATGCTGTAGGTGTATTGATGGTGCAGAACATAC TTATTGCATGCGAGAAAAGATGGCTAAAGTTCCTGAAGGTGACTGGCTGTGTGAAGAATGCAAATTCGTGGAGCAGATGAGAAGTCAAAGACAAGATAAATTTGGAAAGGTGGATGGTAATGAGGAAAATAATTCCTCTGGTCAAGTAATTAGTGAACATGTAAATAGTGTTGATGTTGAGGGAAATAGAAGTAGAAGCAGTTTGAAAATTCCAAACAAAAGGCTAAGAGATGACGCTGATGCTGAAGTTTCTTCTATCGTGAAGAAGCTAGCTGTTGAATCAATAACTAGATTGCAAAAGTCCTCTTGGTCCGCCAAAGCAGCTGCTATTTCTCGTGAGAATTCTTTAAAGAACCCGGACAAGGGAAGAGTGCAGTCTTCACACGGTGGTCCCTCTTCTGATGCTGTCTCAGTTAATGATAATCCGAAGTTAGCACATTCTGCTTCAGATCGGCGAGTACATAAGTTTCAAG GTGTTTTCTCTGGGTCTAATTCATTTACATCTATAAATTCAAAACCAAAGGTGAAGCTCGTAGATCTAGTTCTTCGGCGGGAGAAATCAGTAAAGGAAGTTGCCCCTCATCAACTTAAGGATGGTGGTATCCGATCTCTGGACAAATCTATGTCGTTCAAAGCAAAAAATTCgattgattttgaatcaaaaacaaaaatgcTATCTCCTAGACCGTCGTCTCACATCCagaatttgaaaaattcaaaaCAGCAAAATACATTTGAACGGCAGAGCtctttcaaatcaaaacatgcaCCAACTAATTCAATTATAGATGCTTCGATGGATTATGTTTCGAGAAGTGATAAAAAACAAGCATCTGGAGGTGAACATTGTCAAATTTCTACTCCGACTGATCACCTTGAGACAAGATCCATGCAACCTGATGGCAAATCAGCAGCATTATCGAGATCATATAGCCTTTCATCTCGAAAGAGTTCTGATTTACCCAGTTCTTTAG GTGAATTTAAGAGGCCGGCGTTGTACAGGCACAATTCGCACCTGGTTTTATCTGCCAAGGGAGTTAATAACATTGATAAAAATTCTAACCAAAGTAACTCGAAGGCGGATTCATCCTCATGCTCAGGTGTTTCTGAAAGATCACCTTTCAATGCTGATGAAGACCAACATAATGGATTGTCTCAGCCCAGAGAGTCCTCTAATTCCGGTGAACCATTAAGGGAACAATCTGGAAGCTGCTCTAGGCCGTCATATGTAAACTCTCCATGGGACAGAAACAATAACCTGAAAGCTGCTATCCAGGCTGCTATGCTGAGAAAGCCCGGAGTATACCAAAAGTATAGGTCTGATAATGCATCAAAGTCAAACATGGGTTGCGATATAGCTTCTAAAGATCattcatcaagttctgctgTAAGGAGACTCGAGTCTTCTGCTGCAGAGGTTGTTGATAAGTGTACATTGTCCCAAAATTTGTCTGCGGACAGGCTTGGACAGGAAACACTCAACAATACAAAGCATTTTCCATCGGAACCTGTAGAAGCTTCCTCTGTAGGAGATGACACCCAGATGTTGGATTGGAAGTCCTCCTCAAGGGACATGTTCAGTAATGATGCTGCAGCAATGGCAATCTTTTCAAAATCCTTGGCCATCCCTAAACATGAATATATATGGCA GGGAAACTTTGATATTTGCCGAAGTGGTAAAATCTCTGTCTCCTGGGATGGAATCCAAGCCCACTTGTCTATAAGTTCATCACCTCAAGTTCTGGATGTCGTAAAGAAATTTAAGAACAGAATTGTTCTGTATGAAGTGCCTCGCTTGAGCACATGGCCTATTCAGTTTCAGGAACGCGGGGTTGTAGAGGATAACATAGCCCTTTTCTTTTTTGCGAAGGATCTTGAGAG TTACAACAAGATCTACAAAATTTGGCTGGATAATATAATAAAGAATGACCTTGCTCTTAAAGGGAATGTAAATGGTGTTGAGCTCCTAATATTTCCTTCCAATCAGCTTCCAGAGAATTCCCAGC GGTGGAATATGTTATTTTTCTTATGGGGTGTGTTCAGAGGAAAGAAAGAAAGTCGCTTGGAATATATGCCTGAGAATGGTCGTTCACTTAGTCCTCGTGCTAGAGATTTTCCTGCATGTGATGATGTATGCCCTGATCCTAAGCTGAATGCTTCCGTAGAGTTTTGTAGTTTATTGTCACATGGAGCGATTGATGGAGATTGTGATGCCAGAGTATCTTCTGTTGATTGTTTGGATGGTAGACTGAATTCCAGTTCCTCTACGGCAGCAAGGAGTTTTAGTGCAAGACAATGTCAAGAACTTAGGGATACTTGTCAG GAAGAAGACATCAATTTGAGCAGTGGACCTCTCCAGGGTAGGTCACCTATCAATGTTTCTGTAAGGAAGCAAATGTCAATGCATATCGATACTCCTCTCGGAGTCGGGAGCCAACATTCATcatataattttgataaatcCCTAGATGGTGTTCTGGATATATCTGCAGAGAAAGGCATAGAGGAGGCAACTATGTTGGATAAGGTGCGCAGCAGTCAAGATCAAGTGAAATTCAGTGTGGATGTTAATAATGATGCAGCACGTAGTCAACTGCATGGAGCGCTTGGAAAG ATGAATCATCATGTTGCTTCTGGCTCCCGTGAAGTGGAGAATCAACACCATGATGAAGCTTGTAATGAGATTGTCATCCCAGGGCGTTCAGAACATGCCAAAAGACAATTACTCCCTATGGAGCAATCCAGTCATTGGAAAGCACGCTCATCAGAACAAAATGTGCTTCAAGATGGATTACCGGACCTGGAGCTTGCTTTAGGGGccgaaagaaaacaaaaaactcGAGCTACCCAACAAGTAATGGTCggtaaacaagagagaaaaatgaCAGAGGAGTATATTCTTGATGAAGCAGCACTCAAAGAAGAGGATGATGTATCATCAGCTCTTTCCCTTTCACTTTCATATCCACTCACCAAGGAGGAATGA